The DNA segment atgaATCCTCAAGCCCCCGCCTTCGACCCGTTTGGTTTTCGTTCCCCACAAGTTCCATCTCCACGAGAAAATTTtgaacgtcctctacctatttATTAGGACGAGGAagtagtgcccgaaactcaaaatttgggcgacaATGAAGATGACACCGGCGACGATGAAGATAATGTGAATGAAGATGCCGGCAAAGAAGAAGATGACGCTCGGGGTAAGAAGGCAAAAATGGAGCGCCAATCTTGGTCAAAATaccaagaagaggcgttggcgaaggcatgggtacattgctctaccgacaaaaagaagggcaatcaacaaaCACGCGGTTTTTGGCGTAGGATTTTAGATCATTATAACGTCACCGTTggtggaagtaaccggaccgtgcatcaagtacggtctaaatgactaccgatgatgacgaaaataaaccatttcaacggcctataccaagaagcggtaaaaattatattttttaacgttgtatattttttaaatttgtttACTAAGTTCATATGTTTTTAACACTTGttattttataatatgtaggATTGCACACGAGATAGCGGGTGTGACGATCTCGACGTAATGAAAATCGCTTCAAAAGGATTTTCAAAATAAATATTCGAGCGGTTTTCAACATGTCGAGGCATGGGAGGTCATTCGAAAACACGacaaatgggcccaagtcccattgttgGGTGAGGAAGGGGAAGGTTCGCCACAAAAAAGAAAGTCCGTTGACACGGACCCTTCCCCGATATGAACGAAGACCCCTCGCCACAATGAacacaacggcgagacaagcgtcaagtGACATCGTCCGAGAGCTCGGCTGAGTTGGTGGCACAATTTAAagagtacaccgccatgaaagaagcgaagcaccTTAGCTCTATGGAGGCGATTgaattgaggaagaaaagagagtcAGAGGCTCACGATCTCATAAcggaacaacgcgagacgatgAGAAACTACGCGCAcaatcgagatatgaaaacattcctcaagccgcacgacgatgctccgcccgaaatgttgccgttcatcctcgcccgaaagcgcgagatcgctaacaagtacgggtgaCCGTGCAATTTCTAAAATTTCTATGTAGTATtgcgatgtaatttttattttattaaatgaaatgtaactttttattttatgtaaattatgttttactttttataaaaatattttcttaattaaaaaaataaaaaaaaaaaaacaagtctcccaagagaggagtgccgctatcaaattgagggtgtggggGAAGTTAAGTGGGGAGTTGACGTGATGCGTGCTGATTGGCTGTGGGTAAAAGAGGTCACTCCCCACATAGAGGAGTCCCCCTTACACCCTAAGAATTAATTGATCCCGCACAATCATAATTGAAAGGGTTATTTGTTTGTCAATTAATTGCACTTCCATTGCCCTCTTTCTTAGACCATTGGGTATGGGGGAGGATAGTCTCCAAAGGACTATCCTCCACATAAGCGCCACGTAGGCAAAGGAGAAGGACCCTTCCCTTGGAGACTATCCAAGGGTGTGGGGAATTGGGGATGCTCCTccttcatttttttattattatttatttgatttaattaattaatgaaaacaaagtaaataaaaataaaaaagttacatttaaataaaacctaaaaaaacaacCTAAAGttacattaaataaaaaaaacacacctaaaaaaaacctaaagttacatttaaattaaaaaaaaacacacttgaaaaaaacctaaagttacatttaaaaaaaaaaactacaccccCCCCCACTCCATTTTTTCCTAATTTTGTCCTTCATCATTTGTAAAATGGGACGGTCTTCCGGTGGATAGGAGCTAAGGTCGATGGTCATTATTTTCCATTCCTCCAACTCCTGCGCTTCTTGTTGCTTTTTTAGCTTCTCCTCGGCTAGTTTTTCTTTAATATTTACCTTCTCGGTTTGCCTGTCGTTCAAGATTTCCTTGAATGATTTTAACTCCGCCATAACACCTTCCAACCTCGAACCACCACCACTTCCTGATGCGGCTTGTTTCCTTTTTTCAACCGCTATTTTTTTACTTTTGTCCCTTCCTCGGGGACGTTCTCCATCTTCAATCGGCTCCTCCTCATAGTCGGGCTCGTCGTTGATATTTATTTGGCAACGACCGGTTGAGCCTCCAACGCTATAACTTCCTGACTCGGAAGTTTTAGACCGTTTCGTTGCTCGTTTTGCTTGTGCAACCTCATTTTGACATCCCTTCCATTTTGGGTGATCCTTTACAACTAGCCAAGCACGGACATGTGGGAAAGGAGCTTTGCTCTCATTTTCGTATAAACGCACCGCTtcattgaaaacattttcgtggtTCCACCCACTCGGTTTGTTGGCGCGCGTTGTGTTATAAAACCCACAGAAGCGGTTGATCAACGTATTCTTCGAGCTGATAGAATCAATGGTTCTGTACTCGCCTTGTTCCATAAGCCCGTGGAATATATCAAGGGCTTCTTGCCAAAACGAATCACTTAGTTGATTGTTACCTACAAGTtagtaacaataataataatattttgtaagaaaaatatagtgtacaaataaatatttaacaaACAACAATAAAAATATAATGtacaaataatatttaataataacaataaaaatataatgtacaaataatatttaataacaataataatataagaATAATAATATTTTACCGACTATAGGAGACGTTGAAGAGTTAATATATGCTTTCGCCAACGCCTCTTCCTCAATTTTTGTCCATTGTTGCATTTGTTTGCCCGGTGCGTCTTCCTTTTTACCCTttccctttttatttttcttttttgaagGTTCAGGTTGTGTTTCTGGCACAACCTgtatctcatcatcttgttcctCGATTTGTGTTTGAGGTGCTTGTGGCATGTTGGGTTGTTGCATTTGATATGGGTTGAACGGCATGTTGGGTTGTTGCATTTGATATGGGTTGAACGGCATGTTGGGTTGTTGCATTTGCATTGGGTTGAACAGGTATTGGTTGAAAGCGTTTGGCATTTGTTGGTAACCCGCAAAAGCGTTGTCCATTACGGGTGTGTAGCCGGATGACGAAAACGGGTGTGAActtgagttgggattatttgggTTGTAGGGATCCATAATTTTTTTAAAGGTTGGGagaggtttttttttataaaaatgggagAAAAGTGGGAGTAGTTTGGTAAAAAAGTGGGGTGAAAAGGGGTTGAATTTATAGTGGTggggtaattttttttttaaatgttgcaAGTTACCGTTTCAGGGCCCACCCCATTCAAAAAGCTGGCCCGTCTCCAACGTCCAAATTCAGACGGATAAACCGTACCGGGCCCCAAGAGGGCGGTGTTTGACGAGGCTAAAGGGGTGGGACGGCCCTCTGCCGATCCCCACACCCAATGGTCTTACGATTATTTAATGACCTCTCTGTCATGCAAAATGCTATATTAATTTATTGAGTAATAACTTCGGtaatattttattaacaaaatatcaAATACAAATACCTTTATTATACAAAACATACGAATAAGGTGAAAATGTAAAAAAGAACGCggtgatatttttataattatttacacgtacagtaattatcaaaattactctacaaatgatctcgtagggtaattttgatcttgtagagtaattttgtagagtatcataattactctaaaAATGATCCTGTACGTTAATTTTGATTTTGtaaggtaattttgtagagtatcataataaCTCTACAAataattttgtagagtaattttgaattgtatgttgtttggtAAACTTGCAGattaattttgatacacttgtagagtaattttgatgcagagtaattttgatacacttgtagagtaattttgataattacctataagatcaaaattactctataagatcatttttagagtaattttgatgattaccctacgagcaaataattacgaaaatgctaccgcgattttttggttttttcatGTCTTTTGTACGCTTTGTACGATAAGACACTTTGTACGTGAACTTAACCCATGTTTTATATAAGATATGTTTTTTAAGAAGTATAGCAACTGGTTGGCATTTCACACCAAACTTCAATTATTAAAAGGAGACCTGGGTTCAAAACCATAGTACATCCATTTAGGACGGTATTATCCGGCCCTTCAATCCACCCGATGTCAAGCCAGTCGTAAAAAAAATCCACCCGATGTTAAACGCATACTGTAGTGAATATAATTAGGATCGAAAGTTAAACGCACGACCCGTCCTAGGAGGAAACCACACAACTAGTGGCTTGTGTAAAACCCCCTCACCTCACTCCATTTTTGCATCAAATGGGGATCGAACTTGAGTCTTCGTAGAAGATCAACCCCAAGTCCTCCTACCACCTGAACTGGAGGTCAAAATAAATGAAAGTATTAGAAGTAGGTTTGTAAACGAATGTTTAGTGAATCGTTTGTAAATAACTAGAAGATGACCCGCCGCGGTGCGGCGGGATGTTTTGTATTTATTATGCTCGTCCGACCCGTTGTCCAAAATATAGGCAAAATATATATAGATGATTCGAAATATAATTCACTCCCATTAGCATTCAACATTGAAGACCATTCTATCACCaatttttttatatgtatatgaCCTTGTACTGATTGTCATTTCATACATAACTACCTTTTACCAATTTAGTAACAAACTAAATCCTACGGCAGATTTCTAACACCATTTTCACAGCAACTTTCGACAAAATTTCacagcaaacaaaacaattttaagCACAGTTTCACAACAAATCGCAACATTATTCTCGTGTAACATCTACCTAAATATGTATGCAAAAGAAATGGCATGTGTTTATCTATTAGTGTTGTTGTAGATTACAACTTAGGAACATAGCGTTAAAGAACAAAAATTACAACTTTTCAATCACCAGTTGAAACCATTTGATCAAATAACTACCAGAAAAGTTCATGTGTTCCAGACATACTCATCATACACTAAATTCAACTAAAAAGGTGAATTCATCAACTAATATGAATGTGAAATGTGAAAAACCCAGATccataaaagaaaacaaaacctACTTACAATATCAAATTGGCTTTGAGAAACAATTCTAATACTATTTCTGTTCACTAACAGATCAACATCCATAAAAGTCGCATATTCAGTTTTGCAATATGCATTCAAGATCACCACACCAACATAAAGATTAAAGATTTACAACTCACCTAGATGAACATAAATCCCAAAAAAGGTATTTCTGTAAGCAGATAATTTTGAATAATACGAATGTAGAAGAAACTGTAAGTAAGAAGCCTACCGCGTTAGGTATAAAACTGAATAGCAACTAAAGTTGAGAAAGGTATGGCATCGGTGACGGTGGCCGTGACATTTGCGGTGGCGGTCGGAAGTTGACAGGCAGACTTTCTTTAAGCCCGGCGTACTCCGCCATCGCCTCTATTCATCAAACGCGAGGATGATTTTGATTTTCATCAATCGGTGGCAGAACTGAAGAAGTATCCGACACCGGAAGTTGGGGTCTGGTTAGGGAGATTGATTTACAGGTTTTGCATACTGTGGTCGAATTAGGGTTATAATTAGGCGGAAGATCTAGTTCCAGTTTCTGTCGCCGCCTCCCGTCGACCTCGTACACCACCTGGACCATGGGAATAGAACCACCGTTACCACCAAACTGACATCACTGATGGAACCCTCGACTCTGGTTAGCGAGTTGATGTAGTATACAAGCTAGGTTGTGATGTGACTGCCTGTGCGTCACCGTGAATCCGCAGTAAGGATCGGTGGCCGGCCCCTagctctctctatcttcatcgtATTCTCTCTCTCTTTTACTCTCTTTCCTCAGGCTCTCTCTTCCTTATTCAAAGAGATGGCAGAATCGTAATTAACTTTATATTTTTGTCCAATGTATACACTGTTCCTAAGACCTACGTGaattgtatatatataataatgtgaagaaaagtttgtttattttcgttttatatttaattaacgaacgaacatgaataaAAATTATTGTTTACTTAGTTAACCAAATTGATATGAGCACATGCCATGTTTGTTAATTTACATATGTgaaagtttgtttatgttcatttacACATTGACTAATGACTAATGAATTACATTCATCTATACGCGTTTGTATTTGTTTACAATAATCACGaataaacataaacgaacatgaacacttTCATTTTCTTATAAACGAACATGACCAGAAAACAAGTTTGCTTAGATCTTCATGCTCATTAGGTTAAAGTTAAACGAACAAGTCCCATTCATATTGCGCCTGCTTCAAAATAAATCGATTCAAATCATGAATTAGGTATAGTCTGGTTTTACTTTCGGCTGATATTTACAAATATAGTAGGGTTTTATTTACTCATGCATAATATTGTTTCTATTCTCTTCTCCTAGATTAAGACTGCCACTAAGCTGTATCATTGACCCTCATGATTCTCAACAAACCTAACATTAATAAGAAGGTAGGTAAAAGTATTGATAATGCAAGTACAAATGAGTCGGATAAcataaataagtatatgaataaCAAGAATATCTCAACAAGCAAATTGCAAATGAATTATAATCAAGGAATTATTACTCATGAAGCTTACAAATATTCATGTTATATCAAAAAACAAATTGCTCATAGTCTTCGAGACAAATGTATGATAAAAGCTTGGGTGTAGTTAACCTGTTGAGATGAGAAAACTCtagaaaaccctatataaaaAACCGTTTTTTCACATAAATTTTAGggcatataatatatatattttcaggcgttttgagaaaaaaaaacgccaaacagttttttttaaagatgttTCTAATGTAACAGTACCAAACAACAACGTTTTGTTGCATATGTAACAAGAAAAAAacatatatgaaaaaaaaacgtTTGACGCTTTTTTGGCTATTTTGGTTCAAAACACTTGAAAATATGTATATTACTTGCcataaaatttatataaaaaacgACTTGTTACGTAAAGTTTCTCATTCAACAGGTTTTCTGTGTAACCCTTACCTATGCTCAAGTACatctaataaaatatttaattatcTTAACATTGATCCATACATCTTTTATGGCATCAAATATCAAATGGGCAAGTGTGCCTATGAGCACAAATAAAGGAGCCGACTAATCACATACATTGACGGATCCAATAATTTTTTATTAGGCTGTTTTGgtgttcaaaacttttaattacAAAATTTTCGTAAGTTCCTATGAAAGTGCAATAACAATCCCGGTGATTATAGGGTCTTTCTTGTACGCAACTTGAGTCACACTTGAGTGACTGTATAAGGCCTTACGGAGTGGAGATCGGCAAACGTCGGTAAACCAATTTACCGATGCGGTAAACCACCGCCAGCACCAAGTTTGCCGATTTTGCCATGTTTGTCCGGTGATGGGTTGCCGATGCGGGGAGGGAGGGTaggagagagagggggtgtgtggggtggggtccatgtcatctcaaccaatcacacttttttttcctttttttaaatagtttatcaATTCATGAAGTGTCTAACAATTGTcaacacttttgagcatagtttaccactttgaTATGACagactctcattggttgattttgaaatttaccactttcaagtgtctaaccactccctaTACCCTAATATCTATTGAGCACGGTTTACACAATAAGAAAATTTTAACctgaggaaaaataaattaaaaaaatatataaattttaggTTAATAAAGCCTACATCGCTACACGATTCTTGTAAAACccattagaccatgcgtagtgggcaTGATTCACCCTTGGGCGTTTTacgccatgtggcagcccagtcagcaatggggTATTATtggggcgttttctaaaatggatGTAATggggatggggcattattgggcattatgttttgtattaaaaaaataaataaaataaataaaaaaatctcATTGGCCAAACTTCCCCCCACCCGACGTTTTTTATACCACGCCTAAACCAAAAAGGAGCCAAACACGCCCACGTGTAGTGGAGGTGCCGGCGTGATCCGGCGTTTTGGGGCGGTATCAGGGGGCAAAAACGCCCCAGTACGATAGGTCTTAGAACAACCAAGGTTACCACTAGGCTATTAAACTAGGTTTTTTGTTCTCCACTAACTTTAACTCCGCCTTTGATCACATTGACATTGTCCGATATGAGGTAACACCATATGATAATGTTTTCGATGAACTACTATCCCCTTATTTCAAAGGATATGACGTACATATATAAAAGAGAACAAATCCAACATAAAGAATATTTTAGTTCTTTCAGAGTTAAATATTGTAATGCacagcgtccctaaactttagactTTTGTCAGATCTAGACCCTGAACTTTAACTATCGGCAAGTTTAGCCCCTGATCTATATGATGTGTGATACTTTGATACCTTGGTAAATTTATATActtggaatgcctaaatctatgtttggaatgcctaaatctgtgtttggaatgtctaaatctatgtttggtgcttgactctttaaactcgtgaaacttgattcttggtagAACGAGAGACTAGAGTCTTGTCACTGGCAGAAACTATTAATCTTGGAAAACTTTTTGATGTGTATGATATAATCTAGTTATACTATTACCAAATAATACGCAACACTTAATCTAACTCGTAAACAAATCAAAGTCGGGAACGCAGAAAGGATGAGATTGACTAAGTGGCAACCCAATCGGAtgaccgtccgatcggatagccacccgatcggatgaccacctgATCGGACGGCCATTCGATCGGCCTGCCATCTGACCCGTGCCACACCGCTTGGACTTCCACACatactataaataggcctgtcacatcaccatCCTCACTAATGTGACAGCCTCACTCGAGCAGACGCACACACACCacttttcttcattttcttggcGATTCCGGTATGTTTTAGGCCAGATTCCTAAACTTCCTTGATCTACACTTCGTTCTCTACGTGATTCACCTTTGAAATCAcgcttttcaccgtgaaatctctcggatctgagttcttgaggatgatgtcatcatgatggTTGTACAAACTGCTATATGACGTCATTCCTGGCAAGATCTAGCTCGGATCTAAGGAATTTCAAGTATTCCACACCAAATCTAAGCTAGATCTAGgatttttataataaaacttaAGTTTTCCTTCATCTTTTCTTTAATCTTTCATTTTAAACGGTGAAATCCAGGCATAAACGGACTGTAGACTTGATGGGTAGTCTAGAGTAGGTTTGGAAACGGATTGTTGCCGGAGAAGACGACCTTGGAGCGGATTCCGACATAAACCGTTGTAAAAAGACGACTGACcggacaggggtgattcccatccgatcagaacGACTGAAAGACGATGAGTTTACCGTTGTCTCAATACGTTCGGTGCCGTCATCGTTAATCTagaaacttagaaattttacaaAGTCGTAAACGGGACAAGgatcactcgatcgagtgacaatccaatcggatgaccatccgatcgaacagccactCGATCGGGTAACAGTTGTCTAGCAAATCTAGATACTTAGAAACTTTTCAGAAAACTTAGAACTTGGAAAATCTcaatcgagtggcaacccgatcggatagccatccgatcgagctgccatccgatcgaggtgACCAGCACACTAAGCTTGACGCTTGGATCGAGAGACCCCCCggtcggacagccatccgatcggacagtcatcCGTTCCCTCGCACGGTAGCCACCCGATcgactggcaatccgatcggatagccatcctgTCACACCTCCAAAATACCatatgcggaaacccccgcgaggcatgtgacgtaccaggatccaagccaccaatcaacattgaactcataaatataattaaataaaactttcattcattaatgTAAAGTGTTACAAACGTTACACATCATTCACTgaatacagcggaagcataactcatttgttaagtatttcgtaaaccatgtgtacataaaccattaagcttgtattgagattccatgtatctcgacccatgaccactccagcctcccagacagcaagttccaaatgatataagcctatagacctgcaagcatgcagacaagtgtgtcagacgacgctggtgagttcaaagtttgttaacgtgttgagatACCAGTTACCAGATTAAAACGTTTCACAGATTTGATGTGA comes from the Helianthus annuus cultivar XRQ/B chromosome 4, HanXRQr2.0-SUNRISE, whole genome shotgun sequence genome and includes:
- the LOC110936651 gene encoding uncharacterized protein LOC110936651; this translates as MDPYNPNNPNSSSHPFSSSGYTPVMDNAFAGYQQMPNAFNQYLFNPMQMQQPNMPFNPYQMQQPNMPFNPYQMQQPNMPQAPQTQIEEQDDEIQVVPETQPEPSKKKNKKGKGKKEDAPGKQMQQWTKIEEEALAKAYINSSTSPIVGNNQLSDSFWQEALDIFHGLMEQGEYRTIDSISSKNTLINRFCGFYNTTRANKPSGWNHENVFNEAVRLYENESKAPFPHVRAWLVVKDHPKWKGCQNEVAQAKRATKRSKTSESGSYSVGGSTGRCQININDEPDYEEEPIEDGERPRGRDKSKKIAVEKRKQAASGSGGGSRLEGVMAELKSFKEILNDRQTEKVNIKEKLAEEKLKKQQEAQELEEWKIMTIDLSSYPPEDRPILQMMKDKIRKKWSGGGCSFFF